The Litchfieldia alkalitelluris genome has a window encoding:
- the pgmB gene encoding beta-phosphoglucomutase gives MSKQLQAFIFDLDGVITDTAEYHFMAWKALAEDLGIEFTRESNEELKGISRMESLEKILQIGGKANVYSDEEKEQLATKKNEHYVELIQKISPKDILPGIEELLKRIKHENLKLALASASKNAVMVLDSLELKDMFDIIVDVSKIKRGKPDPEIFLTAASQLEVDPSYCIGVEDALAGVDAIKDAGMFAVAIGPDFQRADLVYRDTSGLSFDEIRESFSKK, from the coding sequence ATGAGTAAACAACTTCAGGCATTCATCTTTGATTTAGATGGAGTGATTACAGATACAGCTGAGTATCATTTTATGGCTTGGAAAGCCCTCGCAGAGGATTTAGGGATTGAATTTACCCGTGAATCAAATGAAGAATTAAAGGGAATCTCTCGAATGGAATCTCTCGAGAAGATTCTCCAAATTGGTGGAAAAGCAAATGTTTATTCTGATGAAGAAAAAGAACAATTAGCAACGAAGAAGAATGAGCACTATGTCGAGCTTATTCAGAAAATATCACCAAAGGATATTCTCCCTGGAATAGAAGAACTACTAAAACGTATTAAACATGAAAACTTAAAGCTTGCCCTGGCATCAGCAAGTAAAAATGCTGTCATGGTCCTTGACTCACTAGAGCTTAAGGATATGTTTGATATTATTGTTGACGTTTCAAAGATCAAAAGAGGAAAACCTGATCCAGAAATATTTTTAACAGCAGCGAGCCAACTTGAAGTAGATCCTAGTTATTGTATTGGAGTAGAAGATGCACTAGCAGGAGTCGACGCAATAAAAGATGCAGGTATGTTTGCTGTCGCTATTGGCCCAGACTTTCAAAGAGCAGACCTTGTTTATAGAGATACCAGTGGATTATCATTTGATGAAATTCGAGAGTCATTTTCAAAAAAATGA
- a CDS encoding C40 family peptidase, protein MKNNKFKSLRSAIIAILIFTLSLGGGLQAHAQVQKVPTAGIAINGKIVDGINPIIINGKYYLPFVQLSKILGYNNIKYEQGTGTYQITDGSTTVRMTMGGTRAKKSNEYINIEPPKWSNNTAFVSMNAAGALFNVYIYFKQENGSVQIQKPARKYVVQRGDTLWTISRAHHTTVQELKAANNLSTNLILIGQVLNIPGREKTHELEPIREKEPVPNDHHTKLKNQRQGVLNQAKKYIGAGYKFGATLADAPKLFDCSSFTQLVFQQNGITIPRVSRDQASKGTYVKELKAGDLMFFTNSDLYSDGRIGHVGIYMGDGSMIHASSSKGVSITENVLNNPYWGKNYLFSKRVIQ, encoded by the coding sequence ATGAAAAATAATAAATTCAAGTCACTACGATCTGCAATTATCGCTATTTTAATCTTTACCCTTTCTTTAGGGGGAGGACTACAGGCACATGCACAAGTGCAAAAAGTTCCTACTGCAGGAATCGCGATAAATGGGAAAATTGTAGACGGGATTAACCCTATTATTATCAATGGAAAGTACTATCTTCCGTTTGTCCAACTATCGAAGATTCTAGGCTACAATAATATCAAATACGAACAAGGAACAGGAACATATCAAATAACAGACGGTTCTACAACAGTCCGGATGACTATGGGTGGAACAAGAGCTAAGAAAAGTAATGAATACATTAATATTGAACCTCCTAAGTGGAGTAATAATACCGCATTTGTATCCATGAATGCAGCAGGTGCATTATTTAATGTCTACATTTATTTCAAACAAGAAAATGGATCTGTACAAATCCAAAAGCCTGCTAGGAAATATGTTGTTCAACGTGGCGATACCTTATGGACAATCTCAAGAGCACATCATACTACTGTCCAAGAACTAAAGGCCGCAAATAATCTAAGCACAAACCTAATTCTTATTGGTCAAGTATTAAATATACCTGGCAGAGAGAAAACACATGAGTTAGAGCCTATCCGAGAAAAAGAGCCTGTACCTAATGATCATCACACAAAACTTAAAAATCAAAGACAAGGAGTTCTTAATCAAGCTAAAAAATATATTGGTGCTGGATATAAGTTTGGAGCTACTCTTGCAGATGCACCCAAGCTCTTTGATTGTTCTTCATTTACACAGCTTGTTTTTCAACAGAATGGTATTACGATTCCCCGAGTGTCTAGAGACCAAGCAAGTAAAGGTACTTATGTTAAGGAATTAAAAGCAGGGGACTTAATGTTCTTTACTAATTCCGATTTATATTCTGATGGTAGAATCGGGCATGTTGGAATTTACATGGGGGATGGAAGTATGATTCATGCTTCTTCATCCAAAGGAGTTTCAATTACAGAAAATGTCTTAAATAATCCTTATTGGGGAAAAAACTACTTATTTTCAAAAAGAGTTATTCAATAG
- a CDS encoding GNAT family N-acetyltransferase, which translates to MLNIRNALKEEVAFIREQRVLAYSEHVKSIPLDHWNALKSSLSSDADSQPGVELIVAELNGEIVGSVALFPAKTDAYEGLVEELDYPEIRVLAVSPKARGKGIASRLITECIERSQAKGFDSIGLHTGDFMEDAMKLYKRMGFQRLPQHDFEPANDGIIVKAFRLHIK; encoded by the coding sequence ATGTTGAATATACGCAATGCGTTAAAAGAAGAAGTCGCATTTATTCGTGAACAAAGAGTGCTCGCATATAGCGAACATGTAAAGTCTATCCCATTAGATCATTGGAATGCCCTAAAAAGTAGCTTATCATCTGATGCAGATAGCCAACCTGGTGTGGAATTAATAGTGGCTGAACTTAATGGAGAAATTGTAGGAAGTGTTGCCTTATTCCCTGCAAAGACAGATGCTTATGAGGGGTTGGTAGAAGAGTTAGATTATCCTGAAATCCGAGTTCTTGCAGTAAGTCCAAAAGCACGAGGTAAAGGCATAGCGTCAAGATTAATCACAGAATGTATTGAACGATCGCAAGCAAAAGGCTTTGATTCAATTGGATTACATACTGGTGATTTTATGGAAGATGCCATGAAACTTTATAAGCGAATGGGTTTTCAAAGATTGCCACAACATGATTTTGAGCCTGCTAATGATGGAATTATTGTTAAAGCATTTCGACTTCATATCAAATAA
- a CDS encoding glutathione S-transferase family protein produces MTQNEQTKEHSNDGSFKRQTNRFITPFGDNPGELPIEAGRYRLLWSQACPWAHRSVIVRSVLGLENVISLGTASPIRPHLPHVDWEFSLDEKGVDPVLGIRYMSEIYKKTDPKYSGRPTVPLFVDVQKFEAVNNDYFKLTNYLETTWEPFHGENAPVLYPESLRNQIDALNDVIFHEVNNGVYKCGFAKSQEAYKSAFDTLFARLDKFEEHLSKQRFLFGDFITDSDVRLYVTLVRFDVAYYNGFNANRNLISEFPNLWGYVRDLYQTPGFGDTTDFDAIKKHYHTSITIDPDNTSVKILPKGPDLSGWTKEHNRQLVSGKDEKYLRKLV; encoded by the coding sequence TTGACACAAAATGAACAAACAAAAGAACACAGCAATGATGGATCGTTCAAGCGTCAAACCAATCGATTCATAACTCCGTTTGGTGATAATCCGGGAGAATTACCAATTGAAGCGGGTCGTTATCGTTTATTGTGGTCACAAGCCTGCCCATGGGCTCATCGTTCTGTAATCGTTCGGAGTGTCCTAGGTTTAGAGAATGTTATCAGTTTAGGTACAGCAAGTCCAATACGTCCACATCTTCCCCATGTAGATTGGGAGTTTTCTCTGGATGAAAAAGGCGTAGATCCTGTTCTAGGTATTCGCTATATGAGTGAAATTTATAAGAAAACTGATCCAAAGTATTCTGGTCGACCAACAGTTCCGTTGTTTGTCGATGTTCAGAAATTTGAAGCGGTTAATAATGATTATTTCAAACTAACCAATTACTTAGAAACAACTTGGGAACCTTTTCATGGAGAAAACGCACCTGTACTTTATCCAGAAAGTTTACGAAATCAGATTGACGCCCTAAATGATGTTATTTTTCATGAAGTAAATAATGGGGTTTATAAATGTGGGTTTGCTAAATCCCAGGAAGCTTATAAGTCTGCTTTTGATACATTGTTTGCTAGATTAGATAAGTTTGAAGAGCACTTATCAAAGCAACGATTTTTATTTGGTGATTTTATAACTGATTCCGATGTTCGCCTTTATGTGACCTTGGTTCGATTTGATGTGGCTTATTATAATGGTTTTAATGCGAATCGGAATTTAATAAGTGAATTTCCTAATCTTTGGGGCTATGTTCGAGATTTATACCAAACACCAGGATTTGGCGATACAACAGATTTTGATGCGATTAAGAAACACTATCATACGTCGATAACAATTGATCCTGATAATACTTCGGTTAAAATTCTTCCAAAAGGACCAGATTTATCTGGCTGGACTAAAGAACACAACCGACAATTAGTTAGTGGTAAAGATGAAAAATACTTAAGAAAATTAGTGTAG
- a CDS encoding ADP-ribosylglycohydrolase family protein has translation MSVNKIKDQYRGCLLGGGIGDALGWPVEFLKYKEIIRKYGTEGITDLKITSSGFSEITDDTQMTLFTAEGLLRAETRGRNKGICHIPTVVYFAYQRWLYTQGYPKIVDKGWIYDGCLMEIKELHHQRAPGNSCLSALAKEELGTVEQPINNSKGCGGVMRIAPIGLVFPKEMAFKMAVDCAALTHGHPSGYLSAGTLAYIIAELVEGEELEDAITNSLLELKKNRGHEECSTLIEKAIELSTSETAPLKAITKLGEGWVGEEALAISIYCALKYKNSFDKALITAVNHDGDSDSTGTITGNILGAYLGINQIPSRWVKKVEMSSLITQLADDLLIRYSDSEEWWDKYPGY, from the coding sequence ATGAGTGTAAATAAAATTAAGGATCAATATAGAGGCTGTTTACTTGGAGGTGGAATCGGTGATGCATTAGGATGGCCGGTTGAATTCCTTAAGTATAAAGAAATTATAAGAAAGTATGGCACTGAAGGGATTACTGATTTAAAAATTACCTCGTCTGGCTTTTCTGAAATCACAGATGATACCCAAATGACACTCTTTACAGCAGAAGGACTTCTTCGAGCGGAAACACGCGGAAGAAATAAGGGAATTTGTCATATACCTACTGTTGTTTACTTTGCTTATCAACGTTGGCTGTATACTCAAGGCTATCCTAAAATCGTGGATAAAGGTTGGATTTATGATGGATGCTTAATGGAAATAAAAGAGCTTCATCATCAACGAGCGCCTGGAAATTCTTGTTTATCAGCTCTTGCAAAAGAAGAGCTTGGTACAGTTGAACAGCCAATTAACAATAGCAAAGGATGTGGTGGCGTCATGCGAATCGCACCAATAGGGCTAGTTTTCCCTAAAGAAATGGCCTTTAAAATGGCCGTTGATTGTGCTGCGTTAACACATGGACATCCCTCAGGCTATTTATCAGCAGGGACTTTAGCATATATAATTGCTGAACTAGTTGAAGGAGAAGAGCTTGAGGATGCCATTACTAACTCTCTATTAGAACTTAAAAAAAATCGCGGTCATGAGGAGTGTAGTACTCTTATTGAAAAAGCAATCGAATTATCAACAAGTGAGACGGCACCTTTAAAAGCGATAACCAAATTAGGTGAGGGATGGGTTGGTGAAGAGGCACTAGCAATTTCCATTTATTGTGCGCTTAAGTATAAAAACAGTTTTGATAAAGCATTAATTACAGCTGTTAATCATGATGGAGACAGTGACAGCACAGGTACTATTACAGGAAATATATTGGGAGCATATCTTGGAATCAACCAAATTCCTAGTCGTTGGGTAAAGAAAGTGGAGATGTCTAGTCTTATCACTCAACTCGCAGATGATTTGTTAATAAGGTATAGTGACAGTGAAGAATGGTGGGATAAATATCCTGGATATTAA